The Catenulispora sp. EB89 genome includes a region encoding these proteins:
- a CDS encoding carbohydrate ABC transporter permease: MSRVKPAAPTSRAKQGGPTSRAKRGGPRSKTLIGLWLAAPYGVYLVIVYAVPIIQGIRISVLDYVYAAPGASVPQPFVGLKNYREALSDPLLRRSFLNIGEFLVINVPLTVILGMTLAAVLAKLTRMKAFFRSAFFVPYVTASIAVIGVWYFLFSQSGLVNHVLGSAAPNPSWLVNSHLAMVVIALEVTWKQLGFYVLLYLAGVLLIPDSLYEAASIDGAGAVRQFRAITVPALRNITILVTTLALIVGANLFTEPYLLTGGGGPNGATMSPALLIYQDGVEQGKPGVGAAIGILLTLFVLLVAGLGAGARRLAQAREGV; this comes from the coding sequence ATGTCCCGCGTGAAGCCAGCCGCGCCGACCTCCCGCGCGAAGCAAGGCGGCCCGACGTCCCGCGCGAAGCGAGGAGGACCGCGATCGAAGACCCTCATCGGACTGTGGCTGGCCGCACCGTACGGCGTGTACCTGGTCATCGTCTACGCGGTGCCGATCATCCAGGGCATCCGCATATCAGTCCTCGACTACGTCTACGCAGCGCCCGGCGCGTCCGTGCCACAGCCGTTCGTGGGCCTGAAGAACTACCGCGAAGCGCTCTCGGACCCGCTGCTGCGCCGGTCGTTCCTGAACATCGGCGAGTTCCTGGTGATCAACGTCCCGCTGACCGTGATCCTGGGCATGACGCTGGCCGCGGTGCTGGCGAAGCTCACCCGGATGAAGGCCTTCTTCCGCTCGGCCTTCTTCGTGCCCTACGTCACCGCCAGCATCGCCGTCATCGGCGTCTGGTACTTCCTGTTCAGCCAGAGCGGCCTGGTCAACCACGTGCTGGGCTCCGCGGCGCCGAATCCGTCGTGGCTGGTCAACTCGCACCTGGCGATGGTCGTGATCGCGCTGGAGGTGACGTGGAAACAGCTCGGCTTCTACGTCCTGCTCTACCTGGCCGGAGTGTTGTTGATCCCTGATTCGCTCTACGAGGCGGCGAGCATCGACGGCGCCGGAGCGGTGCGGCAGTTCCGAGCGATCACCGTGCCCGCGCTGCGCAACATCACCATCCTGGTGACCACCCTGGCCCTGATCGTCGGCGCCAACCTGTTCACCGAGCCCTATCTGCTCACCGGTGGCGGCGGCCCGAACGGCGCGACCATGTCGCCGGCGCTGCTGATCTACCAGGACGGCGTCGAGCAGGGCAAGCCGGGGGTCGGCGCGGCCATCGGGATTCTGTTGACGTTGTTCGTTCTGCTGGTCGCCGGTCTCGGCGCCGGCGCGCGCCGGCTGGCCCAGGCCCGGGAAGGAGTGTGA